The Planktothrix sp. FACHB-1365 genomic sequence TTTGACTTTTCCCATCAGAAATATCTAAAAATGGTTAATCCTCAACAACCTTCTTTTACTGTTGTTGAAACCTTAAAACCTAAGCCAGAGTTATCTTTACAGCAATGTTGGGATTTATATTTTGACTATAAAAAAACGAGTTGGAAGAAGGGGGAAGACGGGACTAAATCAACGATGGATTATATGGAAACGTTAGGGAAATATATTCACAAATGTTCTGTGACTGATTTTGATGCTTTAGCTGTTCGGAAGTGGTTTTTAGACAATACAACCGAGTCTATGACTAAGCGGTGTTTAACTCACCTTAACGCTGCTGTGAGGTTTGCAATTAAACATAGAAAGATTAGTCTAATCAGTAGTCCGTTTGAGGGAATGCCTCAAGAATTAACCCATCATTATGAAGTTGAATCAGAACCGATGGCGTTATCTTTGGAGGAAAAACAGAAGATATTTGAAGCCTTCCAAAACCACAGAGGTAACTGGAACGGACGGGGTTATACGGGGTACTCCTATAGTTTTTATTACCCGTTTGTTAAGGGTTTATTCCTCATCGGTAGACGACCGGAAGAGATTTGTCAGTACCGATGGAGCATGGTTAAATCTGGACTTTTACACATCCCTGGACGGATTACAAAAACCGGACGTGATGGCAAGTTCCCACTGTACACTGAATTAGAGGAATTATTAAACAGTATTAAACCGGAAAACCCAGACCCTAACGCTTGGCTGTTTCCTAGTCCAAAAGGGTTAAAAATTAGCTATGGAAACTTTAGCAATAAAGCCTGGAATAAGGTTGTTGATCCTTTATTCCCAGACCGTAACTTAACGCCCCGGTGTGGACGGGATACCTTTATCACTGAACAGATTATTCTACATAATCGCTCTGAGAGTGTTGTTGCTAAATGGTGTGATACATCCCCTGATGAAATCCGAAGACGTTATCTAGGGGATGCTGCAATTTATGAATTACGACCGGGAAGTTTTACTGATTGATTGCTAACGCTAATCAAATAAGG encodes the following:
- a CDS encoding Arm DNA-binding domain-containing protein, coding for MHDKPQRRKGQVGVSVKEGRLRISIPREIYGGKQKFIYLGCPDTPGYRGKAVNAAKQVEIDIANGEFDFSHQKYLKMVNPQQPSFTVVETLKPKPELSLQQCWDLYFDYKKTSWKKGEDGTKSTMDYMETLGKYIHKCSVTDFDALAVRKWFLDNTTESMTKRCLTHLNAAVRFAIKHRKISLISSPFEGMPQELTHHYEVESEPMALSLEEKQKIFEAFQNHRGNWNGRGYTGYSYSFYYPFVKGLFLIGRRPEEICQYRWSMVKSGLLHIPGRITKTGRDGKFPLYTELEELLNSIKPENPDPNAWLFPSPKGLKISYGNFSNKAWNKVVDPLFPDRNLTPRCGRDTFITEQIILHNRSESVVAKWCDTSPDEIRRRYLGDAAIYELRPGSFTD